TACAGCATGTCTATGTATTGCTATATATTGGCAGGTTCTTACCTCCCAGTGAGCTGGTCCTGTGACTGATCCAAAGGCTGAAGGATAGGTGAGAATTTCAGCACCATCCTGGGCTAATGCAAGGGAAAGCTCTGGAAATCTCAAGTCATAGCAAATGGCCAGGCCTACCTGGAATGGAGAGTAGGATATTTAGCTTCTCTGGTACAGTGGCCACTCTTCATACTGTTCCACTGTTTTCTTGCCCCCTCCAACGTATAcccattccttttccctttaacctcctcccttccctccctgccAACCTTGCCAGCTGGTGTACTGACAGGTGACCCAAGAGTGGGCCCAGGTATAGTAGAGTTGCTCTCACACATGGATCCCTGTCCTGGGAGCTCCACATCACAGAGGTGTGTCTTCCTATATGTGGCCACAACAGAGCCTTGGGAGTAGAAGAGGAATACTCTGCTGATGATTCTATATTCCCTCTTGTTGCCCCAGATCAGGAGCTGCTTATAGTTAGAAACCAGAAGCACAGATATTACATTGACAAGgtgtatgttttttgttttttggggggagggggaaggagggaaggaaaagggacaaaagaaaaagagcagaGGCAATCCAACTGGTGAATGGCCTTGAAGGCTTGGCAAATTGTCTCCAAAGTCTGGGGCAAGGAAAGTGAAAGGGAGTGAAGTTGGGAGTCTAAAAACCAGATTGTAGAATGCAACTCAAAAGGGCAGGAGAGGGTGAATAGAGAAAGTTAGGGACTTAGTCTTACCCTTACTGTCTAGGAGCACATGACAATTATAGATACGCTGAGTCTGTTCCCAATCTTGGCCCCGTTCATGAAAACCACCAAGGGATATCCAGAGTCCACATTCCCTGCAGATAAAGCAGAAGAGAACCTTTCTCAGAACCTTGTTTGTCACTCAGCTGAACCTCCTAACCCAGTGTTGTGCTTCTGTTACCTTCCATACCTGGCAAGTCGGGAATACCGATTCACAAGATCCCCATCCAGTGGCTCAGACAGCTTAAGTGTCTCTGCTGGGTCCCGAGCAATGAAGTCGAAGGCCTCAGGCAGGAAGGCCAGGCAGGCACCTAACTTGGCAGCCTCCCGAACGAGACCTGAACAGACTGCAAAGGTCTGTTCCTTATCTGGTGTTGACGTCACCTGGCACACTGCTACCAGGGGCAAATTTCGGGAAGAGGAAGAAACAGCCATGGTCCCAGCCCTGTGAACAACAGGAGGCTCATTAGACGCCTTCCCTTCAGTCATGGTGCCCCTGTAGTGAATGTCTTCTCTTCCCGGCCCCCCCTTCCCCAGCCCTCAGCTGGCCCTAAAATGGGCATCATGATATGGAAACTTTACCGGACAGTGGTTACATTATGAAAAGCAAGCTATGCAGATCCACAGATGCGCCACGAGCATTGCTCTACATGGGTGCTGAACCAGTTAGGAATCCTCTCCCTCCTGCTCTCCCCTCTTCCTTGATCCGAAGCGGGTAGAGCGGGCATTACCTGTTGTGTCTGATGCCCTCTGGGCCACGAAACCGGGAGAGACCGGGCAGCCTGAATCCAGAACTTAGCAGCAACAAGCACTTTCTCGGCGTCCGGAGGGTAGAGCTCAGCCTAGAGAAGACCAGAGTTCTAGGACCCTCTTCTCTAGAATGCCGGGACACTGAGCTCCCTGCCCCCAGAACACGAAGTGGGGCCCTACGGGAGTACCTCCCAGTCTCCTAGCTAAGCCCCGCGGGTGGTGCACGGCTGCTGCGCCGGACCCCGCGGGCCCTCTCTTGGCACTGACGCAGTACAAGTCTCCTCTCCCTGCAGAAGGGCGGAATCCCTAAGCGGCAAGAAAACCATCCCCACGTCCCGCATCTGCATTCACTTCCCAGACCCTCTACCCCTTGCCCCGATATGCACTGCCCCTGACCCAGCTCgacctttccctcctcccacatCCCTCCCCGGAGTGGGACATTCTGGCACAAGCTGTGGAAGCCACAGAGTAGGGTCCTACATGGAGCCGGAGTCGGAGCCTGAGTTGGGAGGGTCCGCAGCTACCTCTCAGGCCTCCCGCCCTAAGGTCTGGAAGACTTGAGGCCATGGGGCACCCGGAAACGTCGGGCCCGCCCACCGGAAGTGCCCCAAACCAAGATGGCGCTCCAGGCACCAGAATCTGGAGGCCGAGGCGTCCGGACGTGACGCACGAGGAGGCGAGTATTGGGCTTATAGGGCCCTACACCTAGCGGGCGGGTAAAGATGGCGGAGAGCAGCAACCGGGGCAACAAGAGTAGCGGCAGCGGCGCTGCCAGCACGGGCAAGGGGGCAGTGTCGGCGGAGCAGGTAAGCGTCGCTGCTCGCACGGCGACCGCGGCTCCTGGTGGGGGCCGTGGGGGCGGGGCCTGGAGCACGTGCGGTAACCTCCGCTGCAGCCCAGGTTCGCCGGGCCACGGCCCCATCGTGGTCAGGTCTGGGCCCCCCACTGCGGAGGGATAGGGCATTGCGGGGAGTAGGTCTGTGCGCTGAGGGTATGGACAGGGTGGTGGGCTCAGGGTAGAGGAGCAGCCTCCAGGCCCATCCATGGTTTTGAGCCCAGGGTATTCCCCAGCTTTCAGTGAGTCAGGGAAAGGACCGGGGACTTCAAGGAGAGGACAGGCCCCTCCCTGGGAAAGGGTCATGTGAAGCCTGAAATCCACCAGGCTAGGCAAATGGCTAGGCTTGCAGGGTGCGGGACAAGTGCCCCCAGTCTATGGTTGAGCTTGTGGGGGGAGATTTCGCAGGATTCCACCCTGTCCTTTTGACAGTTGGTGCTTGGGCCAGGTTAGTGTGAGCCTGAGCCCTACGGTCTGCCCCCTGCTGTTCGGCAGCAAAGTGCCCCACGGGCATGACCCATGAGAAGAGCCAGAGTAACACCCCAAAGTCTGAGACTTAGACCGGGTGTGGGGAGAAGTGTATTCCAAAACATCTGGCATGGGGTGACTGGAATATTGTACCCTActtgatagatataaatatgtgaaCTATTGCAacattttttaaccaaaaaaataggatttctgaccCCCCAAagtatgtaaatgtaaaaaaacccagctatttaaaattgttaatttaaatcttttaaatttgttatttgtaAAAGTGATTCTTGAGGCCACTAGATGCCTCAGTGGATATATACTGACCCttaagtcaggagcacctgagttcaaaattgacctTAGAccacttaactagttgtgtgaccctgggcaagtcacttaactcccgaCTGCTTGGGGGGGAGTGATTTTTGCTCTTGACTATTTCATTTTGCAATTTAAGAGGATACTTATTTTGGCTGGCTCTGCTTTTAAGTCAATATTTATTGAGAATTTGAAGGAGAAGGTGGGAACCTACTTGTAAATATAGAAAATACAGAGCCAGGGATTACTTGGTCTGCAAGAAGAAGTCTCAGGAGCAGTTAGGAGTGAATTTGCCTTTCCAGTGTTACTCAAGTGGGACTTTGCATTTATGTCAGCATAGGCTGCTGTCCCCTCATGCTGGAACTCACTCCCCTTCAAAGTTCCAGCTCTACCTTCCAAATAATAACAGTGATGATGACTATTTCCTTTAGTTGGAGTCATTTTCAACTATTTGTGACCTTGTGGACCATAACACCcagtggttttcttggcaaagatactggagtgcttggCTAATTTCTTCTCCAGTGCCTTAGGGTTCagtaactaataagtatctgaggctatatttgaattcaggtcttccagatccAGATCCATcgctctattcactgagctgcATTGATATAGTGCTTACTCCATGTAGGCTCTATGCTAATTGCTTTAGAAGTATCTTTTGACTCAACTGGGATCAGACTGGATGTCAATTCAGTTCTTCCTCATTGCAGACCTAGCACTCTTTACTGGTCACCCATTACTACTGCCTTCTCCCCAAAATTCTCTTGTGTTTctgtttatatttacatatatgttggAGATGTCCCCATCTATACATGCCTCCcctaataaaatgtaagcttcagAGCACTTTATGTTTGTaggtcagtaaacatttattaagcacctactccaggcctggcactgtGATATGCTCTGGAGATGAAAAAAAGCCCCAATTCCGCCCCCATCCCCCCCTACAAACAAACAGTCTTGTAAGGGAAAACAAGGAAATGAATGTACACAAAAAAGCTAAATAGAAGATAAATAGGAGTGATGGCACCAGAATTAATAAGATTTAGGGAAGCCTTCCCATAGGTGATTTGATTTTAGTTTAGGTATCTAAAGTGGCCCAGGGAAGCCAGAAGGTACAAATGACAAAGAAGAGCATTCCAGGGATGggggacagacagagaaaatgccTTGAACCAAGATGAATATCTTGTTTAAGAAACAGCCAAGAGACCAGTGTCCCTCGATTGAAAAATATGTGGTGGCagaataaggtgtaagaaaattggaaaagtcAAAGGGGACTAGGTTAtcaagggctttgaatgccagaggaCTTTGTATTTATTCCTAGAGGCAACATGAAGCCATTGGAATTTTGAGTAGGAGAGTAATGAAGTTAGACCTGCACTTTTAAgagaatctttatttttttctttcttaaaaaatgttACCAGCTAACTAATATGACCATGTCAGGTAAACTCCCTATTCAGTAAAGTCCACTGGCCTTCTGTTACTTTTAGTATCAGATATAAAATCATCTTTGGCTTATAAAACTTTGAAACCTGGCCTCCTGTTTCTctgttcttatattttattccaaataGCCTATGATTCAGGGACGTGGGCCTTCTTGCTGGCTCCTTACACGTGTCATTCTGTTTCCTGACCCTCATGAAATATTCTCCCTCATCACCTCCTCTACCCAACATTCCTAACATTCCTGGCTTCCTACTAGCTCAAATCTCTCACCTTCTGCTAGCTTTTCCCagtcttccctccccctttccttctgagattgattgatatgtatatttgttttagtTGTATACTCATTTGGATCTAGCCCATGTTGTAAAATATGAGAGCAGTATGGTGTAAGATGAAGGGAAATGAGAGTTATATATAAGCATTGGAATAGGGAAAGGAAGACCCAGTACCAAAGATCATTTGTAGATTGGAAATTCTAGGAGCAAAGTTTAATATTCCCTTGAGAGTTAGTGTTGAATTATTTGTTGGCTTAAAAACATTTGCAGCTAAGATTTTGAGTAGTTGCCTATCTATTATGCCTGTCTATGAATGGCTAAAATTCTCTACTCTTAAACCTAAACTGATTTAATTTGGAGTGGCATCTGATTCAAAATTCACTTCTAACCTAGAAACATCTCTGATCCTCACTAGTTAAcaagaataattttgttttctaaaatatctaGCTTCCCTTAGTTGCTTTAACTTCAAGGGTTCAGGGACTgattttatttcacaaaatacTGAGTGTATACTCAGAAAATGTTATCTTTTCAGGTGAGTAGGTTCCATCATTTGTATTCACACAGGAAGACAGTCATTTGGATTTTGTTGGAGTCCAAGTTggtcaattaatatttattaagtacctactgtctGATACTATGCTAGATGCTAGAGATTCAAAATTCAAGCAATACCTGCCTTATTTTCTAACAAAGCTGACAGCACACGCCTATATGTAGACATGAAACctgggagagagagaaggtgaTAGGAATCTGGGGCATCAGGAAAGGCCTTATGCAAAAGTCAGTGCTTGAGTTGAACCTTGAAGTAAACTAAAGTAAGTGTGTTAGTAGTGAATCATTCCAAGCAGAGGAAATAACAAGTGCAAAGGGGCATGGAGAGAGGAAACTGTTATGGGTGACAATCACCACAAAGGCCAGTTTGGCAGGATCTTATGAAAGGAAGGTAATATACAGTAAGGCTAGAAGGGTAGAATGGAGCcaaattatgaagggctttaaatgctaaaagGAGGTATGTTTATATAGAAGCATTGGATTTATTGAGTGAGAGTGGAATTGTGCCACATTGTCACATTTGAGCTTAGAAATTTCattggcagctgtgtgaaggatGAATTGGCATGTTGGGAGACAGGTATAGTGACTAGTTAGGAGGTCATTTTCCAGGGCAGCAGAGGCCACTAGCTTATTTTAAGTTGCAGCCAATATCTCAGAATATTGCAAAGTGAGTGAGGCACCAAAGGTAGGGAATTCTATAAGGCTAAGTTAGTTGCTATGTTCTTTTCTCTAGTTGTGAGGTGAGAGAAGAAAGTGGGACTTGCTAGGAAAGATTATAGGAAAGGGTAGAAGATTGGACACTTGAATTAATATGATCAGGTCAGGGTTTGGGCTACTCTTTGGACACTTGAATTAATATGATCAGGTCAGGGTTTGGGCTACTCTTTTCTCTAGTTTATAGTCTCAGTCCTAGATAGTAACTACGGAGAGTACAAGCCCAGGGAACAGCATTATGTGGGGAGACCAGCCGTACTTGTTGTGCGTACATGTGTCAATGTTAGTACTTGTTCTAGCCATCTCTGTATTTTCTGTATATGTAGGAATCATCCCCCAAGGGAAGACTATTTCAGACAAGGATAAATGATGCCAAGTTGGGACCCTTGGTTTGTACTTTTCTCCACATGTATACTGCCATCTAAGGAACCATCTCCATAGGGTTCTTTCCCTCACCTTATCTCTCCTCTTCCCTAGGTGGTTGCTGGCTTCAACCGCCTTCGACAGGAACAGAGGGGCCTGGCATCCAAAGCAGCTGAGCTGGAAATGGAGTTGAATGAACATAGGTGAGAGGTCTGggggaagaaataaggaagagtTGGGGGGTAAAGGGGAAGTCTATGTTGTGTTGGGGCTCTAACTCAGACCTTTCTCCTCCTTATCCTAGCCTAGTGATAGATACACTGAGAGAAGTGGATCCAACCCGGAAATGCTATCGAATGGTTGGGGGGGTTCTGGTAGAGCGAA
The Sminthopsis crassicaudata isolate SCR6 chromosome 4, ASM4859323v1, whole genome shotgun sequence genome window above contains:
- the NIT1 gene encoding deaminated glutathione amidase isoform X1, with the protein product MLSSTLRTPRKCLLLLSSGFRLPGLSRFRGPEGIRHNRAGTMAVSSSSRNLPLVAVCQVTSTPDKEQTFAVCSGLVREAAKLGACLAFLPEAFDFIARDPAETLKLSEPLDGDLVNRYSRLARECGLWISLGGFHERGQDWEQTQRIYNCHVLLDSKGSVVATYRKTHLCDVELPGQGSMCESNSTIPGPTLGSPVSTPAGKVGLAICYDLRFPELSLALAQDGAEILTYPSAFGSVTGPAHWEVLLRARAIETQCYVIAAAQWGQHHEKRGSYGHSMVVDPWGVVIARCSEGPGLCLAHIDLAYLRQVRQHMPVAQHRRPDLYGNLGRPDP
- the PFDN2 gene encoding prefoldin subunit 2, whose translation is MAESSNRGNKSSGSGAASTGKGAVSAEQVVAGFNRLRQEQRGLASKAAELEMELNEHSLVIDTLREVDPTRKCYRMVGGVLVERTVKEVLPALEGNKEQIQKIIETLTQQLQAKGRELNDFREKHNIRLMGEDEKPAAKDNGEGSGAKASSAGVLVS
- the NIT1 gene encoding deaminated glutathione amidase isoform X2, which translates into the protein MAVSSSSRNLPLVAVCQVTSTPDKEQTFAVCSGLVREAAKLGACLAFLPEAFDFIARDPAETLKLSEPLDGDLVNRYSRLARECGLWISLGGFHERGQDWEQTQRIYNCHVLLDSKGSVVATYRKTHLCDVELPGQGSMCESNSTIPGPTLGSPVSTPAGKVGLAICYDLRFPELSLALAQDGAEILTYPSAFGSVTGPAHWEVLLRARAIETQCYVIAAAQWGQHHEKRGSYGHSMVVDPWGVVIARCSEGPGLCLAHIDLAYLRQVRQHMPVAQHRRPDLYGNLGRPDP